In Nostoc piscinale CENA21, the genomic stretch CCGCTAAAGAAAAGTCAAAAGTCAAAAGTAAAAAGGCAAAGGCAAACATCACAACATAAATCAACCTTTTCCCATGCAATAGTTTGAATTTCATCGACCTCTTACCCTTCACCTGATATTTATCTCTGTGCATATTTCTTCACGCCCTTTGCGCCCTTTGCGGTTAGTTTTCAAGCTTGTTTCGACAACAACTTACCAATAGTGCGATTTTCGGGGGTAAAAGTTGTTTTTGCCACTCGTTGAATATCCGCCGGAGTTACCGCCGCAATTTCATCCAATTGCTTGAACAAGTTTTGCCAATCACCTGTTTTCACTTCATATTCCAATAACAATTGCGCCATGCCTGTATTAGAATCAAGGCTGCGGAGTAAATCGGCTCTGGCTTGAGTTTTCACACGTTGTAATTCGGTGGCTGTGACTGGTTGAGTTTTTAAGTTATCAATTTCTTGACGTAAACCCGTAGCTAACTCATCCACAGTGTGACCGGGAGCCGTCAGGGCATAAAATAGCAGCAAATTGGGATATTTATCGCCAGGAAAACCGCTATAACCTTGGGCTGTCAGAGCTAGTTGTTGTTTTTCCACCAAAGATTTATACAATCTGGAAGTGCGCCCCTCGCTCAACAGTCGGCTGATAATTTCATAAACAGCGTTATCTGGATGAGTAATTGCCGGACGGTGATAACCTTCTAAATACCAAGGTTGGGAAGGTAGTTCTAAAGTGACTTCTTGTGTTTTAGTTTGCTTGGGTTCTACAGGAATTTTCGATTGGGGTTTGGGTTTGCTGGGAAAACGCCCAAAGTAAATTTGTGCGAGTCGTTTGACTTCGTTGGGGTTGACATCACCGACAATTGCGATCGCTAAATTATTTGGTGCATAGTAAGTATCAAAAAACTGCTTCACATCTTTTGGTGTGAGGTTGCGGATATCTTGGTCATAACCAATCACAGGCCGTCTGTAAGGATGAACTTTATACGCCGCATCGATGAATTTCTCCACCATTAGCCCGATAGGTGAATTTTCTACCCGTAAGCGCCGTTCTTCCAAAATTACATCTTTTTCTTTATAAAACTCCCGACTGAGTACAGGTTCCAAAAATCGCTCCGACTCCAGGGACATCCACAGTTCTAACTTATTAGATGGAAAGCTGTAAAAATAACGGGTGGCTTCGGTGGAAGTATTCGCATTTAAGCCTACACCACCCGCTTGTTCGACAATTTGTCCCATTTCGTTTTGCTTGACTAGCTTGGCGGCTTGGGCTTCCACCTGCTTAAATTCCGCTTGTAACCGCGCCACATCAGTTTTTTTTATTCTCTGCCTTAGCCGTTCTAATTTGGCTATCTAACTGTTCTAGGCGTTCTAAAAGCGGCTTTTCAGCTTTGTAATCTGTAGTACCAATCCGTTGCGTACCTTTAAAAGCTAAATGTTCTAGAAAGTGCGCCACGCCTGTTTTACCATCAGGCTCATCCACACCACCAACATCAGCGTAGGTTAAAAAAGAAACTACAGGCGCTTGATGGCGTTCTAAAACAATGAACTTCATCCCATTATCTAGTTGAAACTTCGTCAATTGCTTGACTACTCGGTCTAAATAAGGCTGAATCGAGCTTTTCTCTGGTGCTTTGCTGGGTTGGACTGTGCGTGGTGGAGGTGGTGCAGTTTGAGTTTGCGCCACAGCCATTTCTGGTAGAGAACCCGAAACTAAAATTGTGACAGCAAACAAGGTAATAAACAGCCGCAACAGTTTGAGCGAGAGTTGATTTGACCAATTTAAAACTGTTTTCAGGCTACGCAAATGATTCATAAGCAATATAGGTTGAAGTGTAAAGTGTGAAGTCTGAAGTCTGAAATATCGTATCCGCTTGATTACTTATGCCAAATAACTTTCAAACCCCACCCCGCCAAAGCTGTGCTTCGTCTCCCCTCCCGTAAACGGGGAGGGGTTTGGGGGTGGGGTGCAATGATTGTGGAAATCATAACTAATCAACTGGACTTGATAGAACAACAAATTTCATCTTCATCTTTTACACTTCAGACTGGTATTGTCAAATTCCCCATCCAGAGAAACAGGTCAATATTTGGGCAGGGCGTTAATCTTGTATTAAGCTTTCCGTGCTTTTTGTACTCGACGTTAGACAATAATGCTACCAATCGTGTTCCGGAAATCACACCGTAACTGTTATGCGAGTTTTTAATTCTCCCCCACCTTCAGAAGCACAAACACGCACCCGCATTTTACAAGCGGCCCGGCGACTATTTGCTTCGCAAGGATTTGATGGTACAACTACCCGCGATTTAGCCCAAGCTGCTGGCGTGGCTGAGGGTACGTTATTTCGGCATTTTCCGAATAAAAAAGCCATTTTAGTAGAAGTAGCGACGGGTGGCTGGGTGGAGATATTAACGGATTTGCTAACAGAATTGAGTGAAATGGGCAGTTATAAGGCTGTAGCCCAGGTGATGCGCCGGAGGATGTGGAATTTCCAGAAAAATGCTGATTTGATGCGGGTGTGTTTTATGGAAGTGCAGTTTCATCCTGATTTACGCGATCGCATTCAAATCGAAGTTATCAATAAAATGACAGATGTAGCCGAAGCCTTTTTTCAAACTGCAATGGATAAAGGCATTTATCGCCAAACCGATGCCAAACTTGTTGCTAAAGTATTTTTAGGGATGTTTGCGATCGCAGGTTTTTCTAACAACACCCTCATGGAACCCGACGCTTCTCCCCAAGAAATGCAGCACATGGCTGAAGGATTGGCGGATATTTTTCTCAATGGTGTATTGGTGAAGGAGTAGAGGCAGGAGGCAGGGGGCAGGGGGAGACATATTTACTCAGTACTCAGCACTGTCTTAGCTTGTTGACTCCATTGCTGGACTAACTCAATTGATGGACACAAGTCTCGTCGTTGCAAGGTGGCTACTTGCAAACGCATAATTTGTCTGTGCAATCTATGGCTGGGAGTTTGGGCTAATTGGGCGACAGAACCGATTCCTGCATGAAGCAATAAGCCACAATATTGTGTGCCAACACTGGGAA encodes the following:
- a CDS encoding TetR/AcrR family transcriptional regulator, encoding MRVFNSPPPSEAQTRTRILQAARRLFASQGFDGTTTRDLAQAAGVAEGTLFRHFPNKKAILVEVATGGWVEILTDLLTELSEMGSYKAVAQVMRRRMWNFQKNADLMRVCFMEVQFHPDLRDRIQIEVINKMTDVAEAFFQTAMDKGIYRQTDAKLVAKVFLGMFAIAGFSNNTLMEPDASPQEMQHMAEGLADIFLNGVLVKE